In Tepidanaerobacter syntrophicus, a single genomic region encodes these proteins:
- a CDS encoding ribonuclease HI family protein, with protein MSKLTVYTDGASRGNPGSAGIGIVFVDENNNVIKEINDYIGETTNNIAEYTALVTALREALEMQCDEIEVFSDSELMVKQINKEYQVKNAGLKPLYEEVCSLINEFKNFTIRHIRREYNKRADELANQGIDEAIDEEDIEFD; from the coding sequence ATGAGTAAACTTACAGTTTATACAGATGGGGCTTCTCGAGGCAATCCGGGAAGCGCGGGTATAGGCATAGTTTTCGTAGACGAAAATAATAATGTCATAAAAGAAATCAATGATTACATAGGCGAGACCACAAATAACATTGCAGAGTATACGGCACTTGTTACCGCTTTGAGAGAAGCTCTTGAGATGCAGTGTGATGAAATTGAGGTATTTTCAGACAGCGAACTTATGGTAAAGCAGATAAATAAAGAATATCAGGTAAAAAATGCCGGACTCAAGCCGTTGTATGAAGAAGTATGTTCTTTGATAAATGAATTCAAAAATTTTACTATAAGGCATATAAGAAGAGAATATAATAAGAGAGCAGATGAGCTGGCTAATCAAGGAATTGATGAAGCTATTGATGAAGAAGATATAGAATTTGATTAA
- a CDS encoding zinc ribbon domain-containing protein codes for MASVKEELILLYEYQTLEKQSKILEASLNNHMALKELGKLKREMSEEKSSIDSKRERFLFLDKELKKVEKKINEFTDEIGQFEERIYGGEVTTIKELNALKDKQELLQDRTKKSEESAIEMMEEIEILSKEIEKSQEIIDTIKKEYSEKRLKTCQELGKIKEGLESIEVRKTKLENTISPELLNIYKRIKKNKPNPVAPVIENSTCGGCMTELSIMIADEVMRSEKIVYCEHCGRILVKQ; via the coding sequence ATGGCTAGTGTAAAAGAAGAACTAATTTTACTGTATGAATATCAAACGTTGGAAAAGCAATCTAAGATACTTGAGGCATCATTGAATAATCATATGGCCTTAAAAGAATTAGGAAAACTAAAAAGGGAAATGAGCGAGGAAAAGTCTTCTATCGATAGTAAAAGAGAGCGCTTTTTATTTTTAGACAAAGAGCTAAAAAAAGTAGAAAAGAAGATAAATGAATTTACCGATGAAATAGGACAGTTTGAAGAAAGGATTTATGGCGGAGAAGTGACTACAATAAAGGAATTAAACGCTTTAAAAGACAAGCAGGAATTGTTGCAAGACAGGACTAAAAAAAGTGAAGAAAGTGCCATTGAGATGATGGAAGAAATTGAAATACTTAGCAAGGAAATCGAAAAGTCTCAGGAAATTATTGATACTATCAAGAAAGAATATAGCGAAAAACGATTGAAAACTTGTCAAGAACTTGGTAAAATAAAAGAGGGGCTTGAATCAATTGAAGTACGAAAAACTAAATTAGAAAATACGATTTCTCCCGAGCTGCTTAATATATACAAAAGAATAAAGAAAAATAAACCCAATCCGGTTGCTCCGGTGATAGAAAACTCTACGTGTGGAGGATGTATGACCGAATTATCTATTATGATAGCCGATGAGGTAATGCGCTCAGAAAAAATAGTTTACTGCGAGCACTGTGGTCGTATATTGGTTAAACAGTGA
- a CDS encoding Nif3-like dinuclear metal center hexameric protein, whose product MISCKMLIQILEKWAMTNLALDWDNPGLAVGDPSKDISKVLLTLTVTQETVDFASKNDFDMIISHHPLFFKPFKSLRTDTPIGRLVSTAVKNDIIIYSAHTNMDIAYGGINDILANTLGLEQVEILKQTYEEKLKKIVVFVPKGYEDTVRDAMCDAGAGHIGNYSHCTFNINGTGTFKPLSGTHPFIGEEGKLEKVDEVRIETIIPESLQTKVIDAMLKVHPYEEVAFDIYPVENQGKIYGIGRMGYINESMPLKEFCEVVKQKLKTPYVRAVGDLNKEIRKVAICGGAGADLLQTAALNGADVMVTGDLKYHEAVDAGEIGIAVIDAGHFPTENILLLALKNYLDNESKQQNKEIDFHIFENKDPFIII is encoded by the coding sequence ATGATTTCTTGCAAAATGTTAATTCAAATATTAGAAAAATGGGCAATGACGAACCTTGCATTAGACTGGGACAATCCCGGTTTAGCAGTAGGCGATCCGTCCAAAGATATATCAAAAGTCTTGCTGACTCTCACGGTAACCCAGGAGACAGTTGATTTTGCCTCAAAAAATGATTTTGATATGATAATTTCGCATCATCCGCTTTTTTTTAAACCTTTCAAATCATTAAGAACAGATACCCCCATTGGAAGGCTAGTTTCTACTGCAGTTAAAAATGATATAATTATTTATTCGGCTCATACCAATATGGATATAGCTTATGGAGGCATCAACGATATTTTAGCCAATACCCTCGGGCTTGAACAAGTTGAAATTTTGAAACAAACCTATGAAGAAAAATTAAAGAAAATAGTTGTTTTTGTGCCCAAGGGATATGAAGATACGGTAAGAGATGCGATGTGTGATGCAGGGGCAGGCCATATTGGAAATTACAGTCACTGCACCTTTAATATAAACGGCACAGGCACCTTTAAACCATTAAGCGGTACCCATCCATTTATCGGGGAAGAAGGTAAGCTGGAAAAAGTTGATGAAGTGCGTATAGAAACTATTATTCCGGAAAGTTTGCAAACTAAAGTTATAGATGCAATGCTAAAAGTTCATCCGTATGAAGAAGTTGCTTTTGATATATATCCAGTTGAAAATCAAGGCAAAATTTATGGAATAGGAAGAATGGGCTATATAAATGAATCCATGCCCTTAAAAGAATTTTGTGAAGTTGTAAAGCAAAAACTTAAGACCCCTTATGTTAGAGCTGTCGGCGACTTAAACAAAGAAATTAGAAAGGTGGCCATATGTGGCGGAGCAGGAGCAGACTTATTGCAGACCGCTGCCTTAAACGGTGCTGACGTTATGGTTACCGGCGACTTGAAATATCATGAAGCTGTTGATGCAGGTGAGATTGGCATAGCGGTTATTGACGCCGGACATTTTCCAACGGAGAACATTCTACTTTTGGCTCTTAAAAACTATTTAGACAATGAAAGTAAACAGCAAAACAAAGAAATAGATTTTCATATATTTGAAAATAAGGATCCTTTTATTATTATATGA